Below is a genomic region from Glaciihabitans sp. INWT7.
GTGCGCCCGAATCCGGACATCACCTCGTCCATGATCAGCAGGATGCCGTATTTGTCGGCGAGATCACGCACGCCCGCGAGGTACCCGGGCGGCGGTACGAGCACACCCGCGGTGCCGGGGACACCCTCGAGGAGGATCGCTGCGATGGACGCTTGCCCCTCCGACTGGATCACCCGCTCGAGGTGGTGCAGGGCGCGCGCGCATTCCTCTTCCGGGGATCCGGCCCAGAACTCCGAGCGGTAGAGGAACGGCCCGAAGAAGTGCACGTGACCGCGGGCGAACTCGTTGGGCACGCGGCGCCAGTCGCCGGTGGCGACGACGGCCGCTCCCGTGTTGCCGTGATAGGAGCGGTACTGGGAGAGGATCTTGTCTCGCCCGGTGACCAGCCGCGCCATGCGCATGGCGTTCTCGTTGGCATCCGCACCACCGTTGGTGAAGAAGATCTTGCTGAACGGGCGGCCGGCCTTGGCGAGGATTCGCTTGGCGGCCTCTCCGCGGGCGAGATTCGCGTGTGCCGGTGCGACCATGGTGAGGAGATCGGCCTGCGCCTTGATGGCGTCGATCACCCTCGGATGCTGGTGCCCGATGTTCATGTTCACGAGCTGGCTCGAGAAGTCGAGGTAGTGGTTGCCGTCGTAGTCCCAGATGGTGGAGGCGAGGCCCCCGGCCATCACGAAGGGCTTCAGCGCGCCCTGTGCGGACCAGGAATGGAAGACGTGTGAGCGGTCGAGGTCGTAGGCGACGGCGCCGTCGGACGGATCGACAGTGCCCGTGTCAGGGAGGGTGGGGTCGAGAGTGGTCATTCGGTGCCTTCTTTCGGTGGTGCGGGGGCCGCAGAAACGGCCCCCGCACCCGGTGGATCAGATACTACTTGCCGCCCTCTTTGAGAGTGACGGTGAGCGGGGTGAAGCTGCTCCCGGTCGTGTCGACGCCCTCGGCCTTCAACTCGGCGAGCGCCTTCTTGACATAGGTGTTGGAGTAGGCGGTCTTCGGCGGCGTGGCCGTGATGATCGTCGAACCGGTGTCATTCTTGGTGCCCTTGGCGATCTTCACGGTGGTGTCCCACGACTTCGTGTCGATGGTGCCGATTCCGCCGTCCTTCGACGGCCAGATCAGCTTGTTGACCTCGTTGGTCATCCAGAGCTGGTGGCTGGTGCCGAGAGTGGATCCCGCGGCCGTCACGATGTCCGCCGACTTCTCGGGGTTGTCGCGCACGTAGATCCATCCCTTGATCGACGCCTTGATGAACTTGACGGTCTCGGACTGGTACGCCTTGTCGTCGGCCAGCTTGCCGGCATCCGCCCAGATCGCGTCTTGCAGCATCGCCGTTCCGTCGTCGTTCCAGTTGATCACGTTGAGGTCATCGGCCGTGTAGAGCTTTCCGGTCGCCGGGTTGATCGTCTCGAGCACCTGGGCGTATTCGTTGTAGGTCATGGCCTGCGCCGCGTCGATGTCGCCGGCGAGGAAGCCCTTCATGTCGAACGCCTGCTGCACGAGGCTGATGCCGGAGGTGGTGTTGATGCCCGCATCCTGCATGCCGGCGAAGAGCTCCCACTCGTTGCCGTAGCCCCAGCTGCCCACCGTCTTGCCCTTGAGGTCGGCCGGCTTCGTGATGTCCTTGTCCTTGAAGGAGATCTGCGTGGTTCCGCTGCGCTCGAAGATCTGGGCGACATCGGTGACGTTGACGCCCTGCTCGATCGAGCCGAGCACCTTCGGCACCCAGGAGATCGCGTAGTCGGCCTCGCCGGACGCGACCGATTTGATCGGCACCGTGTCGGCGCCCGCCTCCTTGATGGTCACATCGAGGCCCTCGTCCTTGTAGTAGCCCTGAGCCACCGCGGCGTAGTAGCCGGCGAACTGCGCCTGGGCGACCCACTGCAGCTGCAGGGTGACGGGGGTGAGGGCACCGGCGCTGCTGGCGGCCTTGGGGGTGCTGCTGCTGCAGCCGCTGAGCGCGAGCGTGCTCGCCGCGGCGACACCGATGATTCCGAGAACAATTCTTCTGCTGTGTTTCATTGTTGCTTCCTCCTTGGTGGGCACTGAAGTGGGGCGGTGGTTTCGCCGGCGGCCAGGCCGCCGGACGTCAGGCGGGAGAGTGCCTCGTTGCAAATTTCTCCAGGGCGAGGGTGAGCAGGTAGAACACGAGTCCGAGGGCGATGGCGCCGAGCACGAAGGCATAGGCGAGGGCGTAGTTGCTGTAGGAGGCCGCGGAGGTGATCGATTTGCCGAGGCCGTCGACTGGACCGCCGAAGTACTCCGCGATCAGAGCGGAGATCACGGCGAGGGACGACGCGATCCGCAGTCCCGTGAAGAGGAAGGGTGTCGCTCCGGGCAGGGTCACCGTGCGGGTCGCCTGCCACGAACTTGCGGCATAGGCCCGCATGAGATCACGATGCACGGGTCTCACCTGACGGAGGCCCCGCAGGGTGTTGACATAGACGGGGATGAAGACGGCGAGCGCCGCGATCAGCTGACGTCCGGTCTCGGCTCCCGCCCCGAACATCGTGTAGAGCACCGGCGCGAGTGCCACGATCGGCACGACCGCGAGCGCGGTGACCACGGGCAACGAGATCTCATCGAAGACCCGCACCAGCGCCGAGACGATGGCGAAGAGGATGCCAAGCACAGCGCCGAGCAACAGGCCGATGAGCGCGTTGAATCCCGTGACCCTCGTGCCGGCCCAGATCGTGCCGAAGGCGCGCCCGAACTGGTCGCCGATCGCGGTGGGGCTCGGCAGAACATAGGGCTTGATCGCAAAGCCCACCACCGCGAGTTGCCAGAGCACCAGCACGACGACACCGAGGACGACCGGCGCGACGATCATCCGCACCCGTCCCGCTCCGGCCGACCTCATCGCGTCTCCACCCCGCGAACCTCGGCGGTGGGCGCGCCGTGCAGCGCCTCGCGCACCGCACTCACCGCGGCGAAGAATCCGGCTGCCTCACGCAGGCCGTCGTCGCGATTGCCGGCGCTGCCGAGCCCGACCGGCACGATCTCGCGGATTCGGCCTGGCCGAGGGGACATCACCACCACGCGGTCGGAGAGGAACACCGCCTCGGGGATCGAGTGCGTCACGAACACCACCGCGGCACCGGTCTCGGCGCACAGGCGCACGAGCTCGTCCTGCATCCGCTCGCGGGTCATCTCGTCGAGGGCGCCGAAAGGCTCATCCATCAGCAGCAGCTCTGGACTCTCGGCCAGTGAGCGGGCGATCGCGACGCGCTGCTGCATTCCGCCGGAGAGCTGGTCCGGGTAGCGGTCGGCGAAGTCGGAAAGCCCCACGAGAGCGAGCAGTTCGGCGGCACGCGCCCGTCGCGCGGTCTTGCCGACCCCGTGAAGCTCGAGGGGAAGCTCGATATTGCCCGTGACGGATCGCCACGGCAGGAGTCCGGCCTGCTGGAACGCGATGCCGTAGTCCTGGTCGATGCGAGCCTGCCGCGCCGTCTTGCCGAAGACCTCGATGCTGCCGCTCGTCGGCTGGTCGAGATCGGCGATCAGGCGGAGGAGCGTCGATTTGCCGCATCCGCTCGGTCCGATCAGGGAGACGAATTCACCGGGTGCCACCGTGAGGTCGATCGCCTCGAGGGCGACGACCTGCTTGCCGCGGGCGAGCGGGAAGGTCTTGGATGCTGCGCTGACGGTCACGGCGTCGCTCATGCTGCTACCTCTCCCCGACGGTACTTGCGAAGTCCGAGCCCGATGGCGGCCACGAGGCCGGCGGCGATCAGCCCGATCGCCACCGCGCCGAAGATGGGGGCCCAGGGTTTGCCCGGGTCGCCGCTGGACGCGGAGGCGTATTCGATCATCATTCGTCCGACCCCACCGCGGAGGCCGATCGAGACCTCGGCGACGACGGTGCCGATCACGGCGTTCGCGGCGGCGAGCCGTAGTGCCGGAAGCAGGTACGGGATGCTCGCCGGAATCCGCAGCGTCACGAGGGTCTTCCACCACCCGACCGCGTAGGTGCGCATGAGTTCGACATGTGCCCGGTCGGGCGCCTCGAGGCCGCGGAGGGCGCCGACGGAGACCGGGAAGAAGGCCAGATATGAGGCGATCAGGGCCACCGACATCCAGTCCTGCCAGCGGGCTTCGCCGAACTTCAGCTGCGCGCCGATACCGGCGACCAGGGGGGCGAGTGCGATGAGGGGCACCGTCTGGCTCAGCACCACCCAGGGAAGCAGCGCGGACTCGGCGGTGCGGAAGCGCTGCATGAGGATCGCGAGAAGCATGCCGACGACCACCCCGATCACCCAGCCGACCGCGGCGATGCCGAGGCTGAACCCGGCAGCCTGCACCACGGCGCTCCAGAGCGCGGGCGAGCCGGGCGCGGAGGTGACCGGCTCGAACAGGCGAGTGAACATGGTGACGAGGTGCGGCATCGCGAGGTCGTTCGTGCGCGGGAGCACGGTGAGCCCGTTGATCACGAAACCGTTTGCCGGACCGAGCGCCTTGTAGACCTCCCACAGCACGCCGAGCAGCACGACACCGACCACGCCGAGCAGGATTCCGCGGGTGCGGGTCATACCTTCGCCGTGATCTGGTCGCGCATCGCCGGGATCACGGTCTCGCCGTAGACCCGGAGCGTTTCCTCTTTATTGTCGTGCTGAAGGTAGCCGGCGAACTGGTCGACCCCGAGTTCCTTGAGTGCCTCGAGCTTCTCGATGTGCTGGTCGGCGCTGCCCAGCAGGCAGAACCGGTCCACGATCTCGTCGGGCACGAACTCGGCGTGCGAGTTGCCCGCCCGCCCGTGCTCGTTGTAGTCGTAGCCCTCGCGGCCCTTGATGTAGTCGGTGAGGGCCTTCGGCACTGCCGAGCCCTCGCCGTACTTCGCCACGATGTCGGCCACGTGGTTGCCCACCATGCCGCCGAACCACCGGTTCTGGTTGCGCATGTGATCCCAGTCCTCACCGATGTACATCGGCGCGGCCACACAGAACTTGATCGACAGCGGATCGCGGCCCACCTTCTCCGCGGCGGCCCGCACCGTCGCGATCATCCACTCCGCGACATCCAGGTCCGCCATCTGCAGGATGAATCCGTCGCCTACCTCACCGGTCAGCTTGAGGGCGAGCGGGCCGTAGGCGGCTACCCAGACCTCGAGTTCGCTGCCGACGCTCCACGGGAACTGCAGCTGGGCGCCGTTGTATTCCACCGAGCGGGAGTTCGCGAGTTCGCGGATGACGTGGATCGATTCGCGCAGGGTCTTGAGGGTGGTCGGCGCGCCGTTGGTCACCCGCACCGCGGAGTCCCCGCGACCGATGCCGCAGATGGTGCGGTTTCCGTACATCTCGTTGAGGGTGGCGTAGATGGATGCCGTGACGGTCCAGTCTCGCGTGGCCGGGTTGGTGACCATCGGGCCAACCTTGATCCGGTGCGTCTCCGCGAGGATCTGGCTGTAGATCACGTATGGCTCCTGCCAGAGCAGGTGGGAGTCGAAGGTCCAGGCGTAGTCGAACCCGTGCTGCTCGGCGAGCTTGGCGAGATACACCGTGCGCGAGGCGGGCGGGTTGGTCTGGAGTACTGCTCCGAATTCCATGGGGCTCTTTCTGTTCTGCTGGTCGATAAGCTCTACGATTCCGCTGGTCGAGTGGCCGCCCGCGGCCAGATCCAGCCCTTTCGGCCGGTCTCGATGCGCCCACTGGCGCTCGCTACTCGACCGACAGGGGGTCAGATCAGGTACTGGCTCAGGCCGCGTTTGAAGTACTTGCCGTCACCCTTCGTGCCGAGGTACCGGTTGTCGTCCACGATGACCTTGCCGCGGGAGATCACGGTGTCGACATGACCATCGATCTCGAAACCCTCCCAAGCGCTGTAGTCCATGTTCATGTGGTGCGAGCGACCTTCGCCGATGCCGATCGAGGTGTGGCCGTTCGGGTCGTAGATGACGACATCCCCGTCCGCCCCGGGTTGGATCACACCCTTCTTGCCGTACATGCCGAACATGCGGGCCGGAGTCGTCGAGGTCACCTCCACCCAGCGCTCGAGCGAGATCTGCTTGTCGACGACGCCCTGGTAGAGCAGGTCCATGCGGTGCTCCACCGAGCCGATGCCGTTCGGGATCTTGGAGAAGTCGTTCAGGCCCATGTCCTTCTGCCCCTTCATGCAGAAGGGGCAGTGGTCGGTGGAGACCATCTGGATGTCGTTGGTGCGCAGGCTCTGCCACATGTGGTGCTGGTGGCCCTCCTCGCGCGAGCGCAGTGGTGTGGAGCAGACCCACTTCGCGCCCTCGAAGCTGCCCCACTCTTCGCTCGAGGCTCCGAGCTGCTCTTCGAGCGAGAGGTAGAGATACTGCGGGCAGGTCTCGCCAAACACGTTCTGGCCGCGATCGCGGGCCGTGGCGATCTGCTCAACCGCTTGCTTCGCACTCACGTGCACCACATAGAGCGGTGCTCCGGTGAGATTCGCGAGCATGATGGCGCGGTGCGTCGCCTCCTCCTCCGCCTGCCACGGACGGGTGGTGCCGTGAAAGTAGGGCGAGGTGTTGCCGGCGGCGACGGCCTGCTGCACGAGCAGGTCGATCACGCTGCCGTTCTCCGCGTGCATCATGATCATCGAGCCGTTCGAGGCTGCCTTCTGCATGGCCTTGGTGATCTGCCCGTCATCCGAGAGGAAGACGCCCTTGTAGGCCATGAAGAGCTTGAAGCTCGAGACTCCCTCGGCGAGCAGCTCGTCCATCGCCACGAGTGAGGAGTCCTGCACGTCGCTGAGGATCTGGTGGAAGCCGTAGTCGATCGCGCACTGCCCGGCCGCCTTGGCCTGCCAGGCGTTGTACTGGTCGATGATGTTCTCGCCGGCGTACTGCACCACGAAGTCGACGATGGAGGTCGTGCCGCCCCAGGCCGCGGCCCGGGTGCCGGTCTCGAAAGTGTCGCTCGCATTCGTGCCGCCGAAGGGCATCTCCATGTGCGTGTGCGCATCGATCCCCCCGGGGATCACGTACTTGCCGGTGGCATCGATCACCGTGTCGACGTTGGCGGCGACATCGAAGCCGAGCAGCTGGGATCCGGGGGCCAGCACCGCGGCGATGGTCTCGCCGTCGATGAGCACATCGGCGAGCGCGGTGCCCGTCGAGTTGACGACAGTGCCGTTGGTGATGAGGGTCTTCACGGCGACTCTCCTACGGCTTCGGGATGCGCGTATAGGACTCCGGACGGCGGTCGCGGTAGAACTGCCAGTTGTCGCGCACCTTCCGGATCATGTCCATGTCGAGGTCGCGGATCACGATCTCCTCGTGCTCTCCGCTGCCGTAGCCGCCGATGATGTTGCCCTGGGGGTCGACGAATTGACTGTTGCCGTAGAAGGTGACCGCGAGATCCCCGTATTCGTTGTCTTCGCGTCCCACCCGGTTGGGGGCGGCCACGAAGTACCCGTTCGCCCCGGCGGCGGCGGGCTGTTCGATCTCCCACAGTCGGTTGGACAGCCCCGGCTTGGTGGCGTTGGGGTTGAAGACGATCTGCGCTCCGCCCAGGCCGAGCTCGCGCCATCCCTCCGGAAAGTGCCGATCGTAACAGATGTAGACGCCGATCGGACCGACCGCCGTGTTGAACACCGGGTAGCCGAGGTTGCCGGGGCGGAAGTAGAACTTCTCCCAGAACTTGTCGAG
It encodes:
- a CDS encoding aspartate aminotransferase family protein, giving the protein MTTLDPTLPDTGTVDPSDGAVAYDLDRSHVFHSWSAQGALKPFVMAGGLASTIWDYDGNHYLDFSSQLVNMNIGHQHPRVIDAIKAQADLLTMVAPAHANLARGEAAKRILAKAGRPFSKIFFTNGGADANENAMRMARLVTGRDKILSQYRSYHGNTGAAVVATGDWRRVPNEFARGHVHFFGPFLYRSEFWAGSPEEECARALHHLERVIQSEGQASIAAILLEGVPGTAGVLVPPPGYLAGVRDLADKYGILLIMDEVMSGFGRTGEWFAWQGFAAQEGDWTPDLITFAKGVNSGYVPAGGVVISESIANAFETQVFPGGLTYSGHPLAMASIVAALDAMDDEGIVDNARVIGTDHLGPGLEALAAKHPMIGEVRGLGVFWALDLVDDPETRDPVSGAVIAQVKTELMSRGLFPFSADNRIHVVPPCVVTPDEVARALVIYDEAFTAVESA
- a CDS encoding ABC transporter permease, coding for MTRTRGILLGVVGVVLLGVLWEVYKALGPANGFVINGLTVLPRTNDLAMPHLVTMFTRLFEPVTSAPGSPALWSAVVQAAGFSLGIAAVGWVIGVVVGMLLAILMQRFRTAESALLPWVVLSQTVPLIALAPLVAGIGAQLKFGEARWQDWMSVALIASYLAFFPVSVGALRGLEAPDRAHVELMRTYAVGWWKTLVTLRIPASIPYLLPALRLAAANAVIGTVVAEVSIGLRGGVGRMMIEYASASSGDPGKPWAPIFGAVAIGLIAAGLVAAIGLGLRKYRRGEVAA
- the hydA gene encoding dihydropyrimidinase; translation: MKTLITNGTVVNSTGTALADVLIDGETIAAVLAPGSQLLGFDVAANVDTVIDATGKYVIPGGIDAHTHMEMPFGGTNASDTFETGTRAAAWGGTTSIVDFVVQYAGENIIDQYNAWQAKAAGQCAIDYGFHQILSDVQDSSLVAMDELLAEGVSSFKLFMAYKGVFLSDDGQITKAMQKAASNGSMIMMHAENGSVIDLLVQQAVAAGNTSPYFHGTTRPWQAEEEATHRAIMLANLTGAPLYVVHVSAKQAVEQIATARDRGQNVFGETCPQYLYLSLEEQLGASSEEWGSFEGAKWVCSTPLRSREEGHQHHMWQSLRTNDIQMVSTDHCPFCMKGQKDMGLNDFSKIPNGIGSVEHRMDLLYQGVVDKQISLERWVEVTSTTPARMFGMYGKKGVIQPGADGDVVIYDPNGHTSIGIGEGRSHHMNMDYSAWEGFEIDGHVDTVISRGKVIVDDNRYLGTKGDGKYFKRGLSQYLI
- a CDS encoding ABC transporter substrate-binding protein, whose amino-acid sequence is MKHSRRIVLGIIGVAAASTLALSGCSSSTPKAASSAGALTPVTLQLQWVAQAQFAGYYAAVAQGYYKDEGLDVTIKEAGADTVPIKSVASGEADYAISWVPKVLGSIEQGVNVTDVAQIFERSGTTQISFKDKDITKPADLKGKTVGSWGYGNEWELFAGMQDAGINTTSGISLVQQAFDMKGFLAGDIDAAQAMTYNEYAQVLETINPATGKLYTADDLNVINWNDDGTAMLQDAIWADAGKLADDKAYQSETVKFIKASIKGWIYVRDNPEKSADIVTAAGSTLGTSHQLWMTNEVNKLIWPSKDGGIGTIDTKSWDTTVKIAKGTKNDTGSTIITATPPKTAYSNTYVKKALAELKAEGVDTTGSSFTPLTVTLKEGGK
- a CDS encoding nitrilase-related carbon-nitrogen hydrolase, producing MTVVRAAITQTTWTGDKESMIAKHEQFARDAAADGAQVICFQELFCGPYFGITEDAKYYAYAEPADGPIVQRFAALAKELNLVMVLPIYEEDMPGVYYNTAVVVDADGTILGKYRKHHIPHLDKFWEKFYFRPGNLGYPVFNTAVGPIGVYICYDRHFPEGWRELGLGGAQIVFNPNATKPGLSNRLWEIEQPAAAGANGYFVAAPNRVGREDNEYGDLAVTFYGNSQFVDPQGNIIGGYGSGEHEEIVIRDLDMDMIRKVRDNWQFYRDRRPESYTRIPKP
- a CDS encoding ABC transporter permease, translating into MRSAGAGRVRMIVAPVVLGVVVLVLWQLAVVGFAIKPYVLPSPTAIGDQFGRAFGTIWAGTRVTGFNALIGLLLGAVLGILFAIVSALVRVFDEISLPVVTALAVVPIVALAPVLYTMFGAGAETGRQLIAALAVFIPVYVNTLRGLRQVRPVHRDLMRAYAASSWQATRTVTLPGATPFLFTGLRIASSLAVISALIAEYFGGPVDGLGKSITSAASYSNYALAYAFVLGAIALGLVFYLLTLALEKFATRHSPA
- a CDS encoding TIGR03842 family LLM class F420-dependent oxidoreductase, translating into MEFGAVLQTNPPASRTVYLAKLAEQHGFDYAWTFDSHLLWQEPYVIYSQILAETHRIKVGPMVTNPATRDWTVTASIYATLNEMYGNRTICGIGRGDSAVRVTNGAPTTLKTLRESIHVIRELANSRSVEYNGAQLQFPWSVGSELEVWVAAYGPLALKLTGEVGDGFILQMADLDVAEWMIATVRAAAEKVGRDPLSIKFCVAAPMYIGEDWDHMRNQNRWFGGMVGNHVADIVAKYGEGSAVPKALTDYIKGREGYDYNEHGRAGNSHAEFVPDEIVDRFCLLGSADQHIEKLEALKELGVDQFAGYLQHDNKEETLRVYGETVIPAMRDQITAKV
- a CDS encoding ABC transporter ATP-binding protein; this translates as MSDAVTVSAASKTFPLARGKQVVALEAIDLTVAPGEFVSLIGPSGCGKSTLLRLIADLDQPTSGSIEVFGKTARQARIDQDYGIAFQQAGLLPWRSVTGNIELPLELHGVGKTARRARAAELLALVGLSDFADRYPDQLSGGMQQRVAIARSLAESPELLLMDEPFGALDEMTRERMQDELVRLCAETGAAVVFVTHSIPEAVFLSDRVVVMSPRPGRIREIVPVGLGSAGNRDDGLREAAGFFAAVSAVREALHGAPTAEVRGVETR